From a region of the Pseudomonadota bacterium genome:
- a CDS encoding tRNA 2-thiocytidine(32) synthetase TtcA yields MSVAAYKEKLEFNKLAKRLRRNVGKAIQEFNMIEAGDRVMVCLSGGKDSYAMLDILLGLRRSAPVDFELIAVNLDQKQPGFPEQVLPHYLESIGVPYHIIEQDTYSVVQEIIPAGKTTCSLCSRLRRGVLYTFAREHNMTKIALGHHRDDIVETLFLNLFFGGKLKAMPPKLQSEGDGHIVIRPLAYCRETDIEAYAEAQAFPLIPCNLCGSQDNLQRQVVKEMLREWEKRFPGRVETIFAALQNVVPSHLADTSLFDFAGLGRKDQALEGIDWLMGGRGE; encoded by the coding sequence ATGTCCGTCGCCGCGTACAAAGAGAAACTGGAGTTCAATAAACTGGCCAAACGTCTGCGCCGCAACGTCGGCAAGGCGATCCAGGAGTTCAATATGATCGAGGCCGGCGATCGGGTGATGGTGTGCCTCTCCGGTGGCAAGGACTCCTATGCAATGCTCGACATCCTGCTCGGCCTGCGCCGCAGCGCGCCGGTGGACTTCGAGCTGATAGCGGTCAATCTCGATCAGAAGCAACCCGGTTTTCCGGAACAGGTGCTGCCGCACTATCTGGAATCGATCGGTGTGCCCTACCACATCATCGAACAGGATACCTACAGTGTGGTGCAGGAGATCATCCCGGCGGGCAAGACCACCTGCAGCCTCTGCTCGCGTCTGCGCCGCGGCGTGCTCTACACCTTCGCCCGCGAGCACAATATGACCAAGATCGCGCTCGGTCATCACCGCGACGACATCGTCGAGACCCTGTTCCTCAACCTTTTCTTCGGCGGCAAGCTGAAGGCGATGCCGCCCAAGCTGCAAAGCGAGGGCGATGGCCACATCGTCATTCGACCGCTGGCCTATTGTCGCGAGACCGATATTGAAGCCTACGCCGAGGCGCAGGCGTTTCCGCTCATCCCCTGCAACCTGTGCGGATCGCAGGATAACCTGCAGCGTCAGGTGGTCAAGGAGATGCTGCGCGAATGGGAGAAACGCTTCCCCGGACGCGTGGAGACCATCTTCGCCGCGCTGCAGAACGTGGTGCCGTCACACCTGGCCGACACGTCGCTGTTCGATTTCGCCGGTCTCGGGCGGAAGGATCAGGCACTGGAGGGTATCGATTGGCTAATGGGCGGACGGGGCGAGTAA
- a CDS encoding co-chaperone DjlA, with translation MGWWGKLLGGAFGYLIGGPLGAILGAALGHGFDKSLRDFRGNGWRLGDQQRVQTAFFTATFSVMGHICKADGRVSEDEIIAARSVMSKMELNPDLKLTAMRLFTEGKKPGFPLDAALEQFRRECHRRHTLLRLFVEIQLQAALADGELAHEERALLLHICDRLGISRAEFAQLEGMAGAERHYNRNGDRPASIADAYALLGVTPQNGEAEIKKAYRRLLNQHHPDKLVAKGLPEEMMKLAAQKTHEIKSAYEQIKAARGFR, from the coding sequence ATGGGCTGGTGGGGGAAACTGCTCGGAGGGGCATTCGGCTATCTGATCGGCGGGCCGTTGGGCGCGATACTGGGCGCTGCGCTCGGGCACGGCTTCGATAAAAGCCTGCGTGATTTTCGCGGGAACGGCTGGCGCCTGGGTGATCAACAGCGTGTCCAGACCGCCTTCTTTACCGCCACCTTCTCGGTGATGGGACATATCTGCAAGGCTGACGGCCGGGTGAGCGAAGACGAGATCATCGCCGCCCGCTCGGTGATGTCGAAGATGGAGTTGAACCCCGATCTCAAACTCACCGCCATGCGCCTTTTCACCGAGGGCAAGAAACCAGGTTTTCCACTGGATGCGGCCCTGGAGCAGTTCCGCCGCGAATGTCATCGTCGCCATACGCTGCTGCGCCTGTTTGTGGAGATCCAACTCCAGGCGGCGCTCGCCGATGGCGAACTGGCTCACGAGGAGCGGGCTCTGCTCCTGCATATCTGTGACCGCCTGGGCATCTCCCGCGCCGAGTTCGCTCAATTGGAGGGGATGGCGGGTGCGGAACGCCACTACAATCGCAACGGCGACCGGCCGGCCAGCATTGCCGATGCCTACGCACTGCTGGGCGTCACGCCGCAGAACGGTGAGGCGGAGATCAAAAAGGCCTATCGTCGCCTGCTCAATCAGCACCACCCCGACAAGCTGGTGGCCAAGGGCTTGCCCGAGGAGATGATGAAGCTTGCGGCGCAGAAGACGCACGAGATCAAGAGTGCCTACGAACAGATAAAAGCGGCCCGCGGTTTCCGCTGA
- a CDS encoding ribulose-phosphate 3-epimerase: MNDFWIAPSILSADFARLGEEVNNVLAAGADVVHFDVMDNHYVPNLTIGPLVCKALRNHGVTADIDVHLMVKPVDRIIPDFADAGASWITFHPEGSEHIDRSLQLIHDCGCKAGLVFNPATPLDCLRWVLDKVDMVLLMSVNPGFGGQKFIPATLDKLREARQIIDASGRDIRLEIDGGVKVDNIAEIAAAGADTFVAGSAIFNTPDYKATVDAMRRELAAVRNAA, translated from the coding sequence ATGAACGATTTCTGGATCGCCCCTTCCATCCTGTCCGCGGACTTCGCGCGCCTGGGCGAAGAGGTCAACAACGTGCTGGCCGCTGGGGCGGATGTGGTCCACTTCGATGTGATGGACAACCACTACGTGCCCAATCTCACCATCGGACCGCTGGTCTGCAAGGCGCTGCGCAACCATGGTGTGACAGCGGATATCGACGTGCATCTGATGGTCAAGCCGGTTGATCGCATCATCCCCGATTTCGCCGACGCGGGTGCCAGCTGGATCACCTTCCACCCGGAGGGGAGCGAACACATCGATCGCAGTCTGCAACTGATTCACGACTGCGGCTGCAAAGCGGGCCTGGTGTTCAATCCCGCAACGCCGCTCGATTGCCTGCGCTGGGTGCTGGACAAGGTCGATATGGTGCTGCTGATGTCGGTCAATCCCGGCTTCGGTGGTCAGAAGTTCATTCCCGCCACCCTGGACAAGCTGCGTGAGGCGCGTCAGATCATCGATGCGAGCGGGCGTGATATTCGCCTGGAGATCGATGGTGGCGTGAAAGTGGACAATATCGCCGAGATCGCCGCGGCAGGTGCCGACACCTTCGTCGCCGGCTCCGCCATCTTCAACACACCCGATTACAAGGCCACTGTGGATGCGATGCGCCGTGA
- a CDS encoding DUF3530 family protein, whose amino-acid sequence MLKRLTPLTLILVLNSPAAPAADTAPLALEQGQWVEIAGADSPFAAILTPQRGAKAAGAILLIPDQESHPDRRDATGVLRANLPEFGWTTLAITLSPAAPNGQTDADLRRIGAALAYLQQQKATRIVVIGHGRGATLAAAYLASQPQAPVAGLVALGWYDPDDAEGNLSAATALANFTTPVYDLYGSRDLNKATRQAAERLAAAGDANRVYRQQTVEGADHDFTGLDHALVQRVRGWMQVQVLRNSPLR is encoded by the coding sequence GTGCTGAAACGATTGACTCCGCTAACGCTGATTCTGGTCCTGAACTCGCCGGCGGCACCGGCCGCCGATACAGCGCCACTGGCGCTGGAGCAGGGGCAATGGGTGGAAATAGCCGGCGCCGACAGCCCCTTTGCTGCAATCCTCACCCCGCAACGCGGCGCCAAAGCGGCGGGCGCTATCCTGCTCATCCCGGACCAGGAGAGCCATCCCGATCGCCGCGATGCCACCGGCGTACTGCGCGCAAACCTACCCGAGTTCGGCTGGACGACCCTGGCGATCACGCTCTCCCCGGCGGCCCCGAATGGTCAGACCGACGCGGATCTGCGCCGCATCGGGGCGGCCCTCGCCTACCTGCAGCAGCAAAAAGCCACGCGGATCGTAGTAATCGGGCACGGTCGTGGCGCAACGCTGGCCGCCGCCTATCTGGCCTCCCAACCTCAGGCGCCCGTCGCCGGCCTGGTCGCCCTTGGCTGGTACGATCCCGACGATGCGGAGGGCAACCTCAGCGCGGCAACCGCACTGGCGAACTTCACAACCCCGGTCTACGATCTATACGGCAGCCGCGATCTGAACAAGGCAACCCGGCAAGCGGCTGAACGCCTGGCCGCCGCAGGTGATGCGAACCGCGTTTACCGCCAGCAGACCGTGGAGGGGGCCGACCACGATTTCACCGGCCTCGACCACGCGCTGGTGCAACGTGTACGCGGCTGGATGCAGGTACAAGTCCTGCGCAACTCACCTCTTCGCTAA
- a CDS encoding bifunctional 23S rRNA (guanine(2069)-N(7))-methyltransferase RlmK/23S rRNA (guanine(2445)-N(2))-methyltransferase RlmL — MHSPLNLFAVAPRGVADLLVAELQKLGATECRDAGAGVVFRGDITVAYRACLWSRFASRILLQLAQFEAQDADALYAGAHAIAWESHLNSTATLAVHATQQHGALTHTQFIAQRIKDAVVDRLRERTGVRPDVRLERPDLSLHVHFKRSQVTVSIDLAGEGLHRRGYRTEGGGAPLKENLAAAILARAGWPALATQGGALVDPLCGSGTLLIEAALMAGDRAPGLGRDFFGFLGWLQHDDALWKGLRAAAQQRWEAGRRRIPRLYGFDSDGAAVAMAQANAQRAGVGEYIAVTRRDLAELTRPAQITATGLVVTNPPYGERMGEQETLGALYRQLGQRLRDQFSGWRAAVFTGNPELGKHMGIKARRINKLFNGALECQLLHFEIEPRWYVDRPPPGTVPSAAEGNPDSPGARMFANRLTKNRKALSRWARDNGVNCYRLYDADMPEYNLAVDLYQGERGRWVHVQEYEAPESVPERKAQARLAEALSVLPAVLEVTPEAVHLKVRRRQRGKAQYEKQAAQREFHTVIEGGLRFSVNFTDYLDTGLFLDHRPTRALLRKLAQGRRFLNLFCYTGTATVYAAAGGARSTTSVDLSRTYLDWARRNLSLNGMTGDQHSLIQADCREWLIAQAGESGQRYGLIFLDPPTFSTSKRMEGTFDTQRDHAELIRNAVSLLEPGGVLLFSTNFRRFKLDESALGNLSIEEISRQTLPRDFARNPRIHRCWKMSRA, encoded by the coding sequence ATGCACTCACCCCTGAATCTGTTTGCCGTCGCCCCCCGCGGCGTTGCCGATCTTCTGGTCGCCGAGCTGCAGAAGCTGGGCGCGACAGAATGCCGTGACGCGGGGGCCGGCGTCGTGTTTCGCGGTGACATCACGGTGGCCTACCGCGCCTGCCTGTGGTCGCGGTTTGCCTCGCGTATTCTTTTGCAGCTGGCGCAGTTCGAAGCGCAGGATGCCGATGCGCTCTATGCCGGCGCGCATGCCATCGCCTGGGAGTCGCACCTGAATTCGACGGCAACACTGGCGGTCCATGCGACCCAGCAACACGGCGCACTGACCCATACTCAGTTCATCGCGCAACGCATCAAGGACGCGGTTGTCGATCGCCTGCGCGAGCGCACGGGTGTGCGGCCCGATGTGCGCCTCGAGCGCCCTGATCTGTCGCTGCACGTGCATTTCAAGCGGTCGCAGGTCACCGTCAGTATCGATCTCGCCGGTGAGGGTCTGCATCGGCGCGGCTATCGCACGGAGGGCGGCGGCGCACCGCTGAAAGAGAATCTGGCGGCCGCCATCCTGGCCCGCGCCGGCTGGCCTGCGCTGGCGACGCAGGGCGGCGCGCTGGTCGATCCCCTGTGTGGGTCCGGGACGCTGCTCATCGAAGCGGCATTGATGGCAGGGGATCGCGCACCGGGTTTAGGGCGCGACTTTTTCGGTTTTCTCGGTTGGCTGCAGCACGACGATGCATTGTGGAAGGGGTTGCGCGCCGCGGCGCAGCAGCGTTGGGAGGCAGGCCGTCGGCGCATTCCCCGACTCTACGGTTTCGATAGTGACGGCGCTGCTGTGGCGATGGCGCAGGCCAATGCGCAGCGTGCCGGGGTGGGCGAATACATCGCTGTCACACGCCGGGATCTGGCCGAACTGACCCGGCCCGCGCAGATTACCGCTACCGGCTTGGTGGTCACCAACCCGCCCTACGGCGAAAGAATGGGTGAGCAGGAGACGTTGGGCGCGCTCTATCGCCAACTCGGTCAACGACTGCGCGATCAGTTCAGCGGTTGGCGCGCGGCCGTTTTCACCGGTAATCCCGAGCTGGGCAAACACATGGGGATCAAGGCGCGGCGTATCAATAAACTGTTCAATGGCGCGCTGGAGTGTCAGTTGCTGCATTTCGAGATCGAACCGCGCTGGTACGTCGATCGCCCACCGCCGGGGACCGTTCCGAGCGCAGCGGAGGGCAACCCGGATTCCCCCGGTGCGCGCATGTTCGCCAATCGCCTGACCAAGAACCGCAAGGCACTGTCGCGTTGGGCGCGCGATAACGGGGTGAACTGCTACCGGCTCTACGATGCCGATATGCCCGAGTACAACCTGGCGGTCGATCTCTACCAGGGCGAACGGGGTCGCTGGGTGCACGTGCAGGAGTATGAGGCGCCGGAGTCGGTGCCGGAGCGCAAGGCGCAGGCACGCCTCGCCGAGGCGTTGTCCGTGTTGCCCGCTGTCCTGGAGGTGACCCCCGAAGCGGTACACCTCAAAGTGCGTCGTCGCCAGCGCGGCAAGGCGCAGTATGAGAAACAGGCCGCGCAACGGGAATTTCACACCGTCATCGAGGGCGGGCTGCGCTTCTCCGTCAACTTCACCGACTATCTCGATACCGGCCTGTTTCTCGATCACCGTCCGACCCGCGCGCTGCTGCGCAAACTCGCCCAGGGGCGGCGTTTCCTCAATCTCTTCTGCTATACAGGCACCGCGACCGTCTACGCGGCGGCCGGAGGTGCCAGGAGCACCACCAGCGTGGACCTGTCACGCACCTATCTGGATTGGGCCAGGCGCAACCTCTCCCTCAACGGCATGACGGGGGACCAACACAGCCTGATCCAGGCCGACTGCCGGGAGTGGCTGATCGCGCAGGCGGGCGAATCCGGGCAGCGCTACGGGTTGATCTTTCTCGATCCTCCCACTTTCTCCACCTCCAAGCGCATGGAGGGGACGTTCGATACCCAGCGCGATCATGCGGAGCTGATCCGCAACGCCGTGAGCCTGTTGGAACCCGGCGGCGTGCTGCTCTTCTCCACCAACTTCCGGCGTTTCAAACTCGATGAGTCGGCGCTGGGTAATCTCAGCATCGAGGAGATCAGCCGCCAGACGCTGCCCAGGGATTTCGCTCGCAATCCGCGCATTCACCGTTGCTGGAAGATGAGCCGCGCCTGA